GACCTGTTGGCTATGTTTCTCGGATCTTTCAAAAAAAGGTTGCCGGATGCATGTCGGATCCACTCCAAAGGTAGTATTCCCTTTGTGATTCATTTTGTGTATCCTAGTTACTGTTTGGAGAGTCAAATGATGCTTTCTTTTATCACAATTTTTTTCAATATATTGAagtgttaattattgtgacttataatacttACGTAGTTTCTAAATTTGTAAATTTAATTTCAGAAAGACTAGAGATTCTACGTCCTAAGTCACGAAAATTAGTTAGTTTGACTGTCGTACTTTGAATCAGGTCAAATaatttgaaacggagggagtataattttcGAGGATTAGACACAAGTGTGGCAATATTTTGGAGAGTCCTAACAACATAGCTTATAGGTCTCAGGTTCAAGCTGTGATACCCCAGCTTAGGAGGAAAGTCCGACATCGGCATAACAAAGGAGAGGTATTGGGTATATAAATAAGCATGTCTTATCTCCTAGTGATGCGTTTTAAGGCCGTGCGGGCCAAGGATCAAAGCGAACAATATCACTAGCGGGCTAGGCTGCTACACAAGACATAGAATCAACCGCTGATACTTGTGTGAGGatatatgcaatatatttacAGGACAATTGTCACAATGGTTATGGTGGACTAGAGGGCTAATTAAGATGTAATTTCAACAATCACAAGAGACAACATATTGGTACAACTGATGAGATTATTAATGTAAGATAACTACTTGTAATCAATCAGACAATTACTTTATTGGTTATAAGCTGTGTTTTGCAATTTAAATTCATGATAAAACAGTATAACCAAAATTTAGCAGTTCACTGAAGATTTTAGGAAACCTCCATTGGTATTAATCAACTCTGATTATTTTGGGCTGTGCTTGTTAGATAGTTAAATGAGGATCATTTTCCCTCCCTTAATCCATAGTTACGTGAAAAAAAGAATCATAACTTCATACGACATCTTCATTATATTAAATGGTTAGGTTACTTAGAAACAACATTGCATGGATACGCGTACGTACACACAGGGGCAGACCCACCTGTATCCGAGGTTGTCATCCGACACCCCTTGGTTGGgaactttttttatttatttatgaataACACTTTgcaaaaataataaatataaagAGATGCCAAGCAGTATAGCTTCGGTAGCCCATCGGTGAGGATCATCAATAGCAATCTTGAGGTTCATGTGTTCGACCCCATTTtacagcttttttttttttttttttttttttttttgcttgttcTAAAAATAAAGAAGCCTAAAAGACTTGAACCCGTAACGCTTGTATAAATGAGAGAAAGCCATCCGCCTGAGCCAACTTCATTCTATGTAAAAGATTTAGCATTATTATGTTTTTCCAGCTTGGCTCTTTACCTAAATAATATCTAAACTGAGCTGGAACCCGCGACTCTTTACCTAACAAGGGGTATATGATCGTAGTCGTcaataaataatttaataatatTGTGAAATTGGATTACTCAAGCAATTTAAAACTCTAACTTTGAAAAATTTACTCATTTTTCTTTTATACTTTGTAATTTTTGGAGATTAAAGTTGCTTTGCAATTTTTGGTGTTGTGTGTTGCTCTTTCAAATTTAAgttcttttaattttttatttttccatttTTATTTCTAGTTGAAATTTCTTGAAAACATTCATCATTTTCTTTTGGAGTTGAATTCTTTGAAATTATCTAAAATCTATCTGAATTGATATTTTAAGTTGTAATTCAGCTTAAATTTATTTTTCTAAGATATGATGCCATCatagtaattttattttttttacttctttaaataTCAACACTGCTTATGAAAAATTCTACGTACACATAGTACCTAGTATCCATCTTATACGGCTAGGACTATAAGAGTAACCTAACTAGCGATTTCCGACAAATTTCTGAACTGCAAGAGCAAGAATTGGAATTAGAAGAAAACTTTCTTTACCATAAGATCAACAAGTTGATTTAAAATTTCGGTATCAACCTCTTGGCTTTAAAAGTACTATCTTTCTCGAATAAAGTCGATTAATTAGGATAAAATAAAATGTAAATGCTAAGTGTGGAATGAGGGAAGGTATTCTTCTTATCCACAAAGCTTTTCTGGTCTAcaaaattccctttttttttttttttaatgatgctTCTTAATTGTTAATTAATGAAATTGTAATGATGATTCTTAATGGTTAATTGACGAAATTGTAATGAGCAATAATTGAGTAGATACTTTTATTGTAACACTAACAAAGTAACAATTCCTAGTTCGTCTAAAAAATCAATTACATGAGAAAGGTGGAGGAAAAAAGAGGAGACAAGTACTCCACTCGTTTGAATTGGATAATCAGTAGGAGAATGATTGGCTCTCATTTACCACATTGTGAAAGAACCTCAACACTTCATCTGAAAATTCAGTTTGATGATTAACGTTGAGTGTAGGATGTTTTGCTAATCATAGGAGTAATTGTACTATTTGCAAGTTAAACAAATTCAGGTTTTCTCTCTTTAAACGAAATCAGAGAATGGTTAGCCAGAAAATGACAAAATTACTTGTAGTTACCTGAGTCATTGCTATACAGTGCATACTGAACACAAAATTAAGAATCAAATCAGCACGTGAGAGGACGAGTTGAAGAaaaaattaagtaaataaaagtatgATCACTCTAACAATTTAAGCTTTAAATAAGACGGACTCCATAATAACGGGTTTAAAGCTATAGGGAAACTTTGTCATCCATATTTtcacttgtatatgcttcaggatTAGCAGAAACCTAACTTTGATAGAAACAGTTAAAGATGAAAACATAAATTGGAAGGGCTTTAGTTATATACATTGacattgtcaattttttttttttttcgttttaaaCTATTAAATGTAGTTTAACAAGTGATAAATGACTAATTATCATTTTTACCATGTAGTCAGTAATGATTATTGTAAAACTTAACCTTTTTATTACCTTGTAAATAATTTGATTATGTATATTTACACCTCAAGGGGATGATAGACAAGTCTTTTTAGGATACAATATAACGCAAATTTACTGAACCACTTTCCAGTGCAGGCTTGAATTTATAGAGTTGAAAGAAGGATGGTCAGAATAATCATCTTTAGAATTCGTTTAAATTTAAAACTTATACATCTAAATTTTAAATTCAAACTTTAAATAAAGCTGGAAAAAACTATAATATATAAAGCCTTTAAACTCATTTTACCCTTCCGATATGAGACAATCCCACTTCATAAATTATAACATACTATTAAAAAGCAAGAAAGTTCTTACTGAAAATCAGGTAGAGTAAAGCAAAACAAAATCTAAATGGCAGAAAACCAAAATTACAGTTAAGTGAAATCACAACAATGCATGCATGCAAGCACGAGAATTCATGGCAATAGCCAAACTTACAATTAAATGAAATCACAACAATGCATGCATAATAACAGTAACTTCAACTTATTAGCTCAAATATACAAAAGAAAACAAAGCCAAGAAGAAGAGAAGGCCGTGGGCCAAGTTGATTGCACCAGAAGATACAGAGGAAGCAGAGTCAGAATCCGACGAATCATCTTTCTTTTTCGAGTTAGGTGGTGAAGGAGCGGGTGTCGGTGCTGGTGGTACAAAGAATTGCAATGGGAGAAGAACCTTGTCCACTTGATAAATAGCTAGTTGGCTATCAATGTAAATTGTATTAGAGATACTTGCATTGACAATTCCAGTTGTTATATTCACTGAAGTCCCATTTGTTGTTATGTTGATAGGGAATTCGCGGTTACTGGTTCCACCGGCTTGTGTCTGGACCGGGTTGCTAGCAGTTTGGAACTGGGAAAGTGAGAAGTATTGAGGGAGAATGTGGAATTTGATCAGTTCTGATTTCTGTTGAGCATCAAAGGAATTCAAAGTCCCAGCTTTCATGCTCAAAAATGCATTATCTGGTGGCACAAAGATAGTGATGCTGTTGGAATTGTTGAGTAATGAGGTAATTTGGCTGATTTCTTCAGTGGTTTGTAACAACCGAATAAACGTCGAACATTGTCCTGCCTTTTCTAGGATCTTTGTCACATTAGTCGGGCCAGGTGGTCCTGGAGCAGGAGCGGAAGCTTGAGCAGGTGGTGGAATTGGAGATGGAGATGGACCTTGAGCCAAAATGCCAATGCATTGGAGAAACAAGAAGAGAAAGGGTGACACTAAGTTGTGTTTCATTTTTGtgcttttcttttttggttaAGCTTAATTTGAAGTTGTTCTGGTGGTGGCAAAAGGAGACTGCACCATTTATATAATGGGGGTGTAAACTTCTTGCTCTAAAGCAATTAAGAAAACTACAAAAGGGAAAAGGATAGAGAAAAAGTTAGTGGGGTATTGGGATGAAAGGAAATGAATTGAGAATCACGAGGTTTCAAGTACAAATTCTAGCGGTAGTAAAAATACTAGGTGATTTTTTCCCATCTATCCAAGCCTTGGTGGACAGTTACTCGGTACTTATGTTGGTGAGAGGTAACACATATCCCACGCAATTAGTCAAAGTGCGCGCAAGGTGGCCCAGACACCactggtataaaaaaaaaaagaggcgaAAGGGATGGAAAAACGTTAGTGGGCTATTGGGATGAAAGCAAAGGAGGGTGATGTTTGGTGAAAGGTTTACATATAAGGTGAGCAAGTGGATAATAGTTTTTGATGATATTATAGCAGCTGCTGGTTTGCTTGTGATTGAAGGAAAAACAGATGGGAAAAGTTTAAATTATTTTGAAGTTGTGAATCCCATTCAGTTCTCTATTGTAATTTCTGCTGGGGTACAATCTTTCTAGTTGGAATATGTACTCAACTGCTAAAATATTACAGGGGAAAAATCATCATCAATCATCATTGACCCAAATGGTGGGACAAGAAGGCTAGTACTGTTGCAAGTTGCTACTTGATTGGTCACAATCCAGAATATATTGGTACAGCTAATGATAATGTAATGCAACACAAGAAAGATTATACTCGTACATCAATTTGTTGGTTATTAGGTATGATTTTGCAATATCAATGCATGACAAAGATAATATAACAAAAGTTTAGCGGCTAAGAGTAAACATTCAAGTCCCAAATAAGTTGAGGGCTACATAAATCCTCACTAACTATGTTTCTCCATTTAAATTCATCCAAACTCAGAGTCTAGACAAGATAGTGCTAGATTTAGTATATTATTACTTAAAAGAAGCACATGATGATCATGCATTAGTTGCAAAAGATTATCCTTCAACAATAGTTGAACATTTTAGTGAAGAAATTCAAGTTGTCACCCTCAAGTCTTGAGTTACTTGGCATGAAGAACTTCACTCTACCTTGTTTCTGGTGTCAGATAGCATAGAATTGACCATGTGTACCAGTATGCATCACTCAATTAACTACGCGTTTATCTCAAATTAGCCAGCATAAAATGAGAAAGTAATTAAAATCAGTATCAGAAGAACTACTATATTTGATAATGTTAACTACATCAGTTACCCGCTCCACAACATTCCattagagaagaaaaaaaaaatggtatccACAGAGCAGAACTTCTTGGAGAGGAGTATAAGAGCCTTCTGTACTTTGTACTCTGCATCCTTGCAGCAACCATGTGAGGAGTTCCTTGGCAACGCCATTAAGAAAACATGAAAAACAAACACCATCGAGGTAAAAAGTGGAATCCTCTAAATCCCCCACCTGGAAATCCTCCTTCAGAGTGGAATTAAGCGGCTGCGGTCCTCCGCCGAATGGgttgaacccccccccccccccccccccacacacacacacacccaaacAAAACCCCACACCCCCTCCCCACCCCGCCTCCCATTCCTGAACCCATATCACGATGTCTTCTCCCCCGTCATATCATGTATGTTTTTCCTCACAGCCGAGGATCTGGTAAGAGAGGCATGACATTGAGACAAATAGCAAAATGTTCAAAGGATGACTGGCATGACATTGAGACAAATAGCAAAATGTTCAAAGAAGTCATCCTTTTTCAAATCACGATTATAGCAAAGTAACGTTGGGCAAAATGATAATAAAGGAGAAGCAAACAGGGGAAAAGTTGAAGAAAGACCATTTTACACAACGCTATCTGTTAACAGATTGGCATACAAATTCAACCCATAAATGTCACCACCCACCATGCACTGACATAATATTTCCAAACTACTTTATCTGAAATTTCTCACTTGTGTTATCAATCTAACATTGCAAAGTAGCTACTTACAAATATTTTCAGTATGTATAGAGCCAAAAAACCACAAATCGGAAAACTAACCCAGAAAACATGGAAACCCCAATATCTTTGACACAGTAGTAAAATGACCAGATTGGCAAAGGGTCTTCAGAAACTTTTAAGCTTGATCTGGTCACCGCCGATGCACACAAAGATATCTTGTAGAATAAAATAAGATGACCCAAAATAATGAAAAGGTTGAAGCTATTAAGAATTCTGCCCACCAATATATCAGGTATCACACAACAATTGCAAAACCAAGTAAGAACAGAAACAGCCACGGATCAAACGAAATCTGAAAAGATGGAAAAAAACAAAGCAACAAACCTCATATGCGGCTGGTATTTCACGAAACTTGTTTCTGCTTCTTCTCTGTTGTCAACATTCTTCTCAGGATGTCATTGCAGAACAAGCTTTCTGTACGCCTTTTTGATCTCTAATACAGACCATATCTTTGACACTCCCAAAATCTTGTACCAATCTTTCCGTTGGCTCAATTTCAAAGATCTCTCCTCCCTCATCAGTGTCTCACGAatatctatgttgctcggactcggatGCAGATCTAGAGGTCAAATTCTTCATCACATAAATTTTAGGATTCAGGGTTATGGATCCGGGTGCAGATACTGTGCGGAGATACGGCCAATAAAtgtatactacaacatatatagtatataaaggACAGACCTTGTTCACGAAGCATCTCGTGTTTCACGCAGGGTCTGGGGAAGGCTGCACCCCAAGGGGGTATAATGTAGGCAGGATATCCGGATACAAGCATCAAGAGCTGATTCCACAGCTCGAATCCGTGACTTATAGGTCACACGGAGACAACTTTACCGTTGCTCCAAAGCTCCCTTTtgacatatataagtatatacctTGATTAATAAAAGTTATTGAACTAAAACTAATAAGATTTAATTCTTTATAAACATCTCATAAGATATCTCGTGTTATAGCAATAACATTCCCATACTTTATATAACTATATATGACATGAACCCGAAAATCAAACCAAATACCCAATTAATCTATACCGCTTGGTCATAAATGTAGTCAAAAGCACCCGAGGTAAGGTGACCAAATCCGGTGTGGATCTCACACCCAAATCGTATCGGATCGACACTGGTGCAACGGGGGTTTTGAAGGGTCTGAGCAACAAAGACAAATATTTATATCCTATAGAAGTGTTCATAGATTAAGGCTAAAAAGATACACCTCTACAGAAAGGCCCACAAAAAGAACAACAAATCGCTTGTGCAAAAACCACGCTAACTTGGTTCGAGTCAAAAGGAAGGACCTCACTTAGACTGCAGACAGAAAAtgattcttttttctttcctATGCTGACTTTTGGGTCACGGTTATCAAAAAGCTTCCGCGGAGGCATCAAGTCCATGTTGCTATTCTTGGATCCAGGTAGTAGTACCCTTGGTGAAATAATTTCTTAAATGTATCACTGCATATGGCTTTTGCCTTGGGATACTAGAATGTTTCCAATCCAGCCATGTTTTGGAAACCTTAATTCTGACATTTGTTGCTTCAGTCTGACTGTCATCTTTTGTCAATGAAATGGCTTTAGCTTAGAGAGATCCTAACTGATTTTCCTCTTCTCATTTATCACCTCAAAACAGTACGCATATGTTGCATGAGGCAATAAGGTAAAAAAGGAGCTTGAGGTGGTCCACTGCTGGTACTCACATGGACTCCACAATAAAAATCTGGGTGGAGTGAGGATGAAAGTGTCAATATTGAGTAAATAACAGATCTTTATAAGAATGAAATCCCTATGTTTGAAGGAGCAGGACGGAGGAGATTGAATACCTTTAGCTACTTctattgtacaacaacaacaacacacccagtgaaatcccacaaagtggggtctggggaggatagagtgtacgcagaccttacccctagaCCTTAGCAGGCAGGTAGGCTGTTTCCGGTTGACCCTCGGCAGAAGAACAAGCTACTTCTATTGTTGTCGAAGAAAATATAGACTGGTCTAATGGTGTTATTGGCCAATGTTGTTTGTTTTCCTCTCCAAACCAAAAAAAATAGTGTTCTTCCTCCGATTATGCGCACTTTCTTTATCTAAACACATATAATGAGATTAGATGCTGACCTTAAAAAAATTactctttttcttttcaatcatTGACAATTTCAGAGCAATAATTGACAGAGTCACCTGTCTTGGTTAATCTACTCGGCTACTCCACCTTGAGGCAAAAGAATGAAATACTCACCTCCCAGATTCATTACTACTCTATTAAACTATTAGTCTGGAAGAATGACTACGAGAAATTAGATAGAGCACTTGTGTGAATAAACTGAAAATAGGATGTTATTATTTGAACAAATGTTGTGTTTCCAGAGCGACGTTACCTTATCTTAGTGGGTAAATTATGTCTATCAATTTACCATGAAAATTGTGTCATTCCCTACTAAACTTCAATATGCCCCTCCACAATTATCTACTTTTCTTAAGATCACATCTATTTGATGGGTCAGGTACCTGTAACTGCAATGCATCTGAATTGTTAGGATGCAACatcttagggtgtgtttggtacgaaggaaaatgttttccatgatttttttatttgaaaacaaATGGGGTTTTTtgcttattttctagtgtttggtaagtaagcaaGAGCATATCTAATCTAGCAAAACACTTTGGGAAGTGGGATGGTCAAGGGTTTGGGGCATTGGTTGggtggggaggagacaatgaacttAAAATGTTATTTATGGAACTTGTaatggaagtcattttcctcattgtTTTCCTAGAAAGTGTTTTCCTCATACCAGACACACTCTTAGTTTTTCATTCCCAGAAAACATGAAATGTGAATATCAAGGAAG
The nucleotide sequence above comes from Lycium barbarum isolate Lr01 chromosome 3, ASM1917538v2, whole genome shotgun sequence. Encoded proteins:
- the LOC132630073 gene encoding fasciclin-like arabinogalactan protein 12, yielding MKHNLVSPFLFLFLQCIGILAQGPSPSPIPPPAQASAPAPGPPGPTNVTKILEKAGQCSTFIRLLQTTEEISQITSLLNNSNSITIFVPPDNAFLSMKAGTLNSFDAQQKSELIKFHILPQYFSLSQFQTASNPVQTQAGGTSNREFPINITTNGTSVNITTGIVNASISNTIYIDSQLAIYQVDKVLLPLQFFVPPAPTPAPSPPNSKKKDDSSDSDSASSVSSGAINLAHGLLFFLALFSFVYLS